One Desulfobulbus oligotrophicus DNA segment encodes these proteins:
- a CDS encoding efflux transporter outer membrane subunit, which translates to MMKILSRLTVVLFGLFISGCSLAPEYTRPELPVADQLPVDKAGKPPGDLPQQSGPELGWRGFFTDPQLQALIELALANNRDLRESALTVEAYQAQYRIQRSALFPTIMADGSGSKQRTMTGSGDYGTSEMYSASVGIAAYELDLFGRVRHLRDQALEQYLAMEESHRSVHISLVAEVARAYFTWLADRELLRVTEDTLRIEEESFQLIEQREREGVATQLDLAQARTSLETARANLALYERLVAQDGNDLSLLAGSTVPVSLLEKAAPLNEQQLALHLPSPLASSVLLQRPDVMSAEHELKGAHADIGAARAAFFPAISLTAAGGFASDDLSRLFGGNSGIWSFAPSISLPIFTAGRLQAQLDVAEIRKDMLVARYEKAIQTAFQETANTLVARATYVRQLAAQRANLQANQEYHELARNRYQHGLDSFLTLLDAQRSLYTARQRCLTVYLEQLLNQVSLYKALGGGWEERS; encoded by the coding sequence TTGATGAAGATTTTGTCGAGACTCACAGTCGTGCTGTTTGGGCTGTTCATTTCAGGCTGCTCCCTTGCGCCTGAGTATACCCGCCCGGAACTGCCGGTTGCAGATCAGCTGCCTGTGGACAAAGCCGGTAAACCTCCTGGTGATCTGCCGCAACAGTCCGGCCCTGAACTCGGCTGGCGAGGGTTCTTTACAGACCCGCAACTGCAGGCGTTGATCGAGCTGGCATTGGCAAACAACCGTGACCTTCGCGAATCCGCCCTTACGGTTGAAGCGTACCAGGCTCAGTATCGAATTCAGCGATCCGCACTTTTCCCCACCATCATGGCCGACGGCTCAGGCAGCAAGCAACGAACCATGACCGGCAGCGGCGACTATGGCACCAGTGAAATGTACTCCGCTTCAGTTGGAATTGCCGCCTATGAACTTGATCTCTTTGGTCGAGTGCGTCATCTTCGTGATCAGGCTCTGGAACAGTACCTGGCCATGGAGGAGAGTCATCGAAGTGTTCATATCAGTTTGGTGGCAGAGGTGGCCCGCGCCTATTTTACCTGGTTGGCTGACCGGGAACTGCTGCGCGTAACCGAAGATACTCTTCGGATTGAGGAGGAATCTTTTCAGTTGATTGAGCAGCGGGAACGGGAGGGTGTGGCTACGCAACTCGATCTTGCTCAGGCCAGGACCAGCCTGGAGACGGCCAGGGCAAACCTTGCATTATACGAGCGGTTGGTTGCTCAGGATGGCAATGATCTGTCCCTGCTGGCTGGGAGCACTGTGCCGGTGTCACTTCTGGAGAAGGCTGCGCCTTTGAACGAACAGCAACTGGCACTGCATCTGCCATCGCCACTGGCGTCAAGTGTGTTGTTGCAACGGCCGGATGTTATGAGCGCTGAGCACGAACTTAAGGGTGCACACGCAGATATCGGGGCCGCTCGTGCAGCCTTCTTTCCTGCGATCAGCTTAACCGCTGCCGGGGGATTTGCCAGTGATGATCTTTCCCGTCTTTTTGGTGGAAATTCCGGCATCTGGTCGTTCGCTCCCTCTATTTCCTTACCGATTTTTACGGCCGGTCGGTTGCAGGCACAACTTGATGTTGCGGAAATTCGTAAAGATATGTTGGTCGCCCGGTATGAAAAGGCTATTCAGACCGCTTTTCAGGAAACTGCCAACACCCTGGTTGCCAGGGCAACGTATGTGCGCCAGCTGGCGGCACAACGAGCAAATCTACAGGCAAACCAGGAGTATCATGAGCTGGCAAGAAACCGCTATCAGCATGGTCTGGACAGTTTTCTTACCCTGCTTGACGCCCAGCGTTCACTGTATACAGCCCGACAACGGTGTCTGACGGTCTATCTTGAGCAACTGCTGAACCAGGTCAGTTTATACAAGGCCCTTGGTGGCGGCTGGGAGGAACGATCCTAG